The DNA window AAAACACGAAGTGTTTGGATTGACAACCGCTTCGACCATCTGGCTCTCCGCAGCGATAGGAACGGCGTGTGGACTAGACGAATACCCCTTAGCGATCACCAGCACTCTGTTAACGCTGGTCGTCCTTGTCGTGCTGCGACCGATCGAATCGCGTCTGTTAAAACAACGCAAACGGGGTCAAAAAAATACCGATCCCACCAGCGACGTGACTCTACTGAAATAAAATCCGGCGTGATGCATGCGTGCTATCACCGCTCCCGAACGCAGTTTGGAAGAGGTAACAGCAGAGCCTTCCGCGAATGCGAGGGTGAGGGCCGACCGAGCAAGTGGAGACGCACTGCTCGTTGCGTTGCGTGGTCGATCCTTACCCGAGCGAGGCCTTACGCGCCCGTTCGGCCTCGACCCGAGCTGCGCTCAGACGAGGCGACTCGATACCACTGCTCTGGCGAGGTGAGAGCGGACATTGTGACAGGCGTTTGGAAAAGACTTGTCCAGCACCTGTCCGTCGGTGGAAAGCTGTCTGCAAAGATGACCGGAGCAAAGTTCAGCCGGGGGCTTGGAGCCGTCGCCCCCGTGTCGTGTTTCTTGAGTGGACACGCTCAGACACGCCACGGATCTCCGCTCTTCCCGATCCTCTCCGTTCCACGTCTCGCACTCGGTCAATTATTTATTCAAACCTCCCGCAAACAGAATGGAAGCACGAAAACGAGTCGGGCGATGGTGCACACACGGTGTGCGAGTCACGCCATTGTGAGTGTGCTCCCTTGTCTCGCTGGAACTTCCCTTATCGCGCTACTTGCCAACCAGGAAACGTAAATTGATGATCTCGTGCAAGTCCACTGGGAAGCGTTCATGATCGCGAGTGTCCGACCACTCGCGATAGTATTTGTCGAGCGATTTGAGAATGTCACGGCGACTGACAATCCCCAGCAAGATCGCTCCGTCGACCACCGGCAAGTGGCGGAAGCGATGGCTCATGAAAATTGAGGTTAGTGTGAAAATGTCGGTCTCCGGCGTCACGCAGGTGGGATGCCGTTTCATGATCGTTTCCGCTGTCTGTACCGGACTTGGGTTGCCGTAAAAAAGCTCATTTGCCAAGCATTCCAGACAATCGCCTTCGGAAACAAAGCCCAACAATCGTTGTTGGTTGCCTTCGCGTTTTGTTACAGGAGCGTTGGACAGCTTGTGCCTTTGCAGAAACGCGACAATGTCGACTAAATGCATTGCCGGAGGAATCGTTCGGACATCACGATTCATCAGGTCCTGCGCGGTGGGGGCGGTTTCAGTCTTCATAATCGAGGCTCCTTGTGCGATTTCGATCTCTTGGGTTTAAAAGCAACTCGAACACCACTACATGGCGAATGGCATACCAAGCAGCTAAACACTCAGCATCATCTCAATCGAATGAGCCCCCTGGTACGCCGAGAAAGCGACACGGCAAATGCGACGCCACCCTTTGCTCGACTGCAAATCCAGCCCCGGTGTAAACGCATTTGGTGGTCCACTGTGCATAGGTGCAGTTGATGCCGCGCCGCGCACCATACACTTTGCTGACGCACAAGCCGCAAAACGCCATCGATTTGCTTTTTGCGGGTTACCGCATGGCGGAAGCTTGCTTGGATCGGAGGAATCTGTTCTGAAATCGTATGAAACGGGGCGCCCCTATCTGGTGGATCTGCCATAATTCTCCGCTCACGCATTATCACTACACCACGATCATTGTTGCTTCATGTTACTTACCACCTCGACTCGGTTCCCGATCGCTACGGTGGCGTTTTTGGTCGGCTTGTTTTTTCTGACGACCAGCCAAAACGGTTTTGCGGATCGGCTGTTGGACCACTTTCCATCTGCAGCATCCTCTGGCTGCATGGCCTGTCACGCCGAGATCGAGCCGATCCGCGAAGTTGGCTCCGAGATGCTCAACCAGATCATGCAGCGGGGTGAAGCCCTGGGCGACCCCGCAGGCTGTGTCGTCTGCCACAACGGCGATCCGAACGAGCGAGTGGATAAAGCCAAGGCGCATGGCGGTGATGATTTCTACCCGCAACCGAGCAGCCCCTGGGTCAACGCGGAAACGTGTGGCCAATGCCACGAGGACCAAGTTCGAGTCCAATGGCAGAGTTTGATGATGACCGAAGCGGGCAAGATCCAAGGCGTCTGCTGGGCGTTTGGTTCGCTCACCGGTTACGAACACAAATGGGCAAACTACGCCGTCGAAAATCCCACCGACCCCAGCGAGCGTCTTGGGACCGACGCCTATCGCAAGTACATGGCGGTGCTGAAAGACAAAGAGCCGAACGTTTTCGTTGATCGTCACGAGCCGCTTCCTGACGCGCTACAGCCGGGTGAACTGGATCGGTTGGAACAAGACCCATCGCTTGCCGCATTCACCTACATTCGCCAAGAATGTCAACGCTGCCATCATGCCGTCAAAGGCCGACAAGAACGAGGCGATTTTCGCGGCATGGGATGTTCCTCGTGTCACGTTCCCTATGGAAACGAAGGGCTCTACGAAGGCGACGATCCATCGATCCCGCACGATGAACCGGGGCATGCGCTGGTGCATTCGATTCAAGGCACTCGCGATGCAAAGGTCACCGTTCACGGCAAAACCTACAGCGGCATTCCGGTGGAAACCTGCACCACGTGTCACGACCGTGGCAAACGGATCGGCGTCTCGTTTCAAGGATTGATGGAAACGCCCTTTCATTCACCCTATGCCGAAGACGGCGGCGACCAACCCAAGCTGCATACCAAACATTACCTGGCGATGGAGCAGGACATTCACTACCAAAAAGGAATGACTTGCCAGGATTGCCATACCTCACTGGACGTTCACGGCGACGGTTTTCTTGCCGGAGCGAATCTTGCCGCAGTGCAGATCGAATGTTCCGATTGCCACGGCACGCCCGATCAATTTCCCTGGGAGTTGCCTCTCGGGTTCATGGACGAGTTCGATGAAGTGCCGGCATCGGGCGAACCACGCGGACTGACCGACACTCCGCTGCCGCATACGCTGCAAGGGGCCCAGGTCGACAAACGTGATGGTTTCTTGTTGACCGCGCGCGGTAACCCCTACGAAAATGTCGTCCGCGATGGCGACGAGATCATTGTCTATACCGCCGCCGGTGCCGACATTCGCATGAAGCCGCTGAAGACGTTAATGCAAGAGAACAAAATCAGCGAGCGGGGGCGTGTCGCGATGCAAGGCGTGGCATCGCATCTGCAGCAGATGGAATGTTATTCGTGCCATGCATCCTGGACGCCCCAGTGTTATGGGTGCCACGTCAAAATCGATTTCACTCAGAAAGACAAATGCCCTGAGTGCAATGAATCCAAACAAGGGTTCGACTGGGTTGCGGCTGGACGTCTGCATGGCGAGGACGAGCATCGGGCCGATCGAGGCGAAGAGGGCTTTGAGACGAACATCCCCGGAAAGGTTAGCGAGAGTCGCAGCTACGAACGCTGGGAAGAACCGATGTTGGGGATCAACGGCGAAGGCCGCGTCAGCCCCCTGGCTCCCGGCTGCCAAACCTCGGTGACCATTATTGGACAAGACGGTAAGCCACTGATGCTGAACCATATTTTTAAGACCGAAGCGAACAGTGAAGGGGGTGGCGAGGACGGCCAGTTGTCGATCGACATGAGTCCGACTCAGCCGCATACGATCACCAAAAACGCACGCTCGTGCGAATCGTGTCATGCGTCAAACAAAGCACTCGGATTGGGGATCGGTTCGACGCGTCCGTGGAACGAGCAGCATGTGGTCGATCTGCAATCGATCGACGGCACGATCCTACCGAAGCAATCGCAACCACAGATGGCCGCGATTGAAAATCTCGATCACGACTGGTCTCAGATTGTCGACCGTGAAGGGCAACAGGTTGCCACGGTGGGGCATCACTTCCAGTTATCGCGTGCGTTCAACAAAGAGGAGCTTGATCGGATCAGTCGCGAAGGAACTTGTATCGCATGTCACAAAGAGATTCCCACCGCGTCGTTGGCCGTCAGTCTGTTGCATCACGTTGCGCAGTACACCGGGCAAACGCCCAAATCGCCTGGCGAGCATGATGCG is part of the Novipirellula caenicola genome and encodes:
- a CDS encoding multiheme c-type cytochrome — encoded protein: MLLTTSTRFPIATVAFLVGLFFLTTSQNGFADRLLDHFPSAASSGCMACHAEIEPIREVGSEMLNQIMQRGEALGDPAGCVVCHNGDPNERVDKAKAHGGDDFYPQPSSPWVNAETCGQCHEDQVRVQWQSLMMTEAGKIQGVCWAFGSLTGYEHKWANYAVENPTDPSERLGTDAYRKYMAVLKDKEPNVFVDRHEPLPDALQPGELDRLEQDPSLAAFTYIRQECQRCHHAVKGRQERGDFRGMGCSSCHVPYGNEGLYEGDDPSIPHDEPGHALVHSIQGTRDAKVTVHGKTYSGIPVETCTTCHDRGKRIGVSFQGLMETPFHSPYAEDGGDQPKLHTKHYLAMEQDIHYQKGMTCQDCHTSLDVHGDGFLAGANLAAVQIECSDCHGTPDQFPWELPLGFMDEFDEVPASGEPRGLTDTPLPHTLQGAQVDKRDGFLLTARGNPYENVVRDGDEIIVYTAAGADIRMKPLKTLMQENKISERGRVAMQGVASHLQQMECYSCHASWTPQCYGCHVKIDFTQKDKCPECNESKQGFDWVAAGRLHGEDEHRADRGEEGFETNIPGKVSESRSYERWEEPMLGINGEGRVSPLAPGCQTSVTIIGQDGKPLMLNHIFKTEANSEGGGEDGQLSIDMSPTQPHTITKNARSCESCHASNKALGLGIGSTRPWNEQHVVDLQSIDGTILPKQSQPQMAAIENLDHDWSQIVDREGQQVATVGHHFQLSRAFNKEELDRISREGTCIACHKEIPTASLAVSLLHHVAQYTGQTPKSPGEHDALLNKIVLSSAWGQAIGIIALPLLGIWGLTRHRRRKVG
- a CDS encoding CBS domain-containing protein; this encodes MKTETAPTAQDLMNRDVRTIPPAMHLVDIVAFLQRHKLSNAPVTKREGNQQRLLGFVSEGDCLECLANELFYGNPSPVQTAETIMKRHPTCVTPETDIFTLTSIFMSHRFRHLPVVDGAILLGIVSRRDILKSLDKYYREWSDTRDHERFPVDLHEIINLRFLVGK